The following is a genomic window from Chloracidobacterium sp..
AGGTATTCTTCTCAGGCAATACTGACATTTCCGGCATTTCCAAGATATTCCGCCTGAATGCGGATGGCACCATCGACGGAACCTATTCACAGGACGCTTCAGTTAGCAGCATCAGCAATGCTTGGGCGGCAGATATAAGCCAAAGAGTTGTTTTTGTCGGCATGACCGCGAACGGCCCAATGTTTATGCGTCTTCAAGGTGACGGTTCGCTCGACGCATCGTTCGCACCGTCTATCGATTATTACGGAACTGTCAGTGTTCTTGCACGGCAGGATGACGGTAAAGTGCTTGTAGCTGGGGAATTTACGCAGATGAACGGCGTTGCGCGCAACGGCTTTGCACGCGTCAACACCGACGGAACACTCGATCTCACATTCAACCCCGGAACAGGATTCAGCTCGGTACCGAACAAGATAGTTGTGCAGGGCAACAAGATCTTGGCGGTCGGCCCATTTACCGCATACAACGGCACTGCGGTGGCCCGGATCGTCAGGTTGAACAGCGATGGCTCGATCGACAACACTTTCTCAGCCGGTACGGACCAGGAGGTACTGGATATTTCTCTGCAAACTGACGGCAGGATATTGATCGGCGGAAAGTTTACGCAGGTGAATTCGACCGCTCGTACAGGAGCAGCACGGCTCGAGTCGAACGGCACGCTTGATGCCTCGTTCGCCCCCGTGATCGGCAACTGGGGTATCTATCAGATAATGCAGGAGCCCGGTAACAAGATCATCGTCGCAGGAAGCTTTAGCGGAGTGAACGGCTTTAACCGTTCGAATTTCGTACGGCTTAACATTGACGGCTCACTCGATCAAACGTTCAACGCAAGCGTAGGCACCGTCGGAAAGGTTATTAGACAGAGCGACGGCAAATACGTTATCGGGATCGGAGCTCCGGTCTTCCAACTGGATCGCCGCAACGCTGACGGTACTGATGACCCGAGCTTTACGCCGGACTACATAGACGTACCGTCGGGCAACGTAAAGGTCCGTGAGATCGTCCTTCAGCCTGACGGCAGCCTTCTGATCGCAGGCAGATTTGACACCGTCGGCGGCAGACCAAGGCGGAATTTTGCAAGGCTTGCTCCGAACGGAAAGGCCGATGCATTGTTCAGCCTCTCGGGAGCGGATGAGGAGATAAAAGCTCTTATTGCAGATGAGCCGGAAAAACTGGTCGCTGGTGGCGACTTCTCAACCATATTTGATGTGTCAAAGCCCGGGATCGCGCGGCTCAATATCGGGCAATATCGTGCCAAGACGAATTTTGATTTCGACGGTGACGGCCGGGCCGACTTTACGGTTTATCGCCCGTCAACCGGAAATTGGTACGAATTATTCAGCAACAACAACGGTTATACGGCTCCGGTCTTCGGCCTTCCGGGCGATATACCGGTTCCGGCTGATTATGACGGCGACGGGATCACAGACGAGGCGATATTTCGCCCGTCCGACGGCTATTGGTGGTACAGGAGCAGTATAGACAATGCTCAGCGGGCGGCTCAATATGGTATGGCAGGCGATCAGCCGCGTCCGGGCGACTTCGATAATGACGGCAAGGCCGATTATATCGTCTATCGCCCGTCAAATAATACTTGGTATCGTTTAGGCTCAACGTTCGGGCCTGTCGCACCATATGTCTTTGGCCTTCCAGGCGATATTGCCGTGATCGGCGATTTTGACGGTGACGGGAAGGTTGACCCGGCGGTTTTCCGTCCGTCATCCGGCGATTGGTGGTATGCAGCTACTAGCCAATCGATGCTGCATCGAGCGATGCATTGGGGAGCTAACGGCGATATTCCGGCTCCGGCAGACTTTGACGGCGACGGCAGGGCAGACTTTGCAGTATTTCGTCCATCGACGGGCGTCTGGTATGTCTATTTTTCCGCGACGAATACGTGGGCGATACAAGCTTTCGGACTGAATGGCGATAGGCCGGTTCCGGCTGACTATGACGGCGACGGGCGAGCTGATATTGCCGTATTCCGGCCGTCGACAGGCATCTGGTATGTTAGTCTCTCAGGCGGCGGCCTC
Proteins encoded in this region:
- a CDS encoding VCBS repeat-containing protein, whose translation is MLRVLSLFVILVTVLFAVVSAGGQTTVDNTFKAVPAKTSSETMIQQVVQPDGRVIVFAPKMVIGGVPRGDILRLNTDGSLDTTFNYCACALTSVTHVKLGTDGKIYVGGVVPTATKIVRLNSDGSIDSTFDPPAGSNSSQITLNTVQADGKVLATIRASYLGYTQISLYRFNTDGSQDAGFTPISIASGRAVWASVSIGTLPDGRFFLGNTSGSMGSVVTLTRRNADGTIDGAWNAPSFVSANSPSDVAISEISVVDDGSIYVAGRWNSVNGMQKSNLVHLLSAGNVDMNFGSPAVLRGTQVKALPTGKVFFSGNTDISGISKIFRLNADGTIDGTYSQDASVSSISNAWAADISQRVVFVGMTANGPMFMRLQGDGSLDASFAPSIDYYGTVSVLARQDDGKVLVAGEFTQMNGVARNGFARVNTDGTLDLTFNPGTGFSSVPNKIVVQGNKILAVGPFTAYNGTAVARIVRLNSDGSIDNTFSAGTDQEVLDISLQTDGRILIGGKFTQVNSTARTGAARLESNGTLDASFAPVIGNWGIYQIMQEPGNKIIVAGSFSGVNGFNRSNFVRLNIDGSLDQTFNASVGTVGKVIRQSDGKYVIGIGAPVFQLDRRNADGTDDPSFTPDYIDVPSGNVKVREIVLQPDGSLLIAGRFDTVGGRPRRNFARLAPNGKADALFSLSGADEEIKALIADEPEKLVAGGDFSTIFDVSKPGIARLNIGQYRAKTNFDFDGDGRADFTVYRPSTGNWYELFSNNNGYTAPVFGLPGDIPVPADYDGDGITDEAIFRPSDGYWWYRSSIDNAQRAAQYGMAGDQPRPGDFDNDGKADYIVYRPSNNTWYRLGSTFGPVAPYVFGLPGDIAVIGDFDGDGKVDPAVFRPSSGDWWYAATSQSMLHRAMHWGANGDIPAPADFDGDGRADFAVFRPSTGVWYVYFSATNTWAIQAFGLNGDRPVPADYDGDGRADIAVFRPSTGIWYVSLSGGGLSGVQWGVSTDIAIPNAFLP